From the genome of Acidobacteriota bacterium, one region includes:
- a CDS encoding nucleotidyl transferase AbiEii/AbiGii toxin family protein, whose protein sequence is MKEQLRQIISDAADPLQARNRIREYLQARILQYLQEHRLFRNWIFHGGTALRFLHRLPRYSEDLDFALSRPSEGMDFHDAVSQIPSWFAAETYSTDLTIKSAKTVKSAWVGFPGLLHELDLSPHRAQALTVKIELDSRPPSGGNTETTVVRRIIMLNLFHYDKPSLLSGKLHALLTRPYTKGRDLYDIFWYLSDPSWPAPNIPFLNNALRQTGWSGPSIDQSDWGDALVQKLKAMDWNRAVEDVRPFLERPADIEMMTLDNVLKLLKK, encoded by the coding sequence ATGAAAGAACAGCTCCGTCAGATCATCTCGGATGCGGCAGACCCGCTTCAGGCCCGGAACCGAATCCGCGAATATCTCCAGGCACGGATCCTGCAATATCTCCAGGAGCACCGACTCTTTCGAAACTGGATCTTTCACGGGGGTACGGCGCTCCGTTTCCTCCATCGGCTTCCCCGGTATTCCGAAGATCTCGACTTTGCCTTGAGCCGACCAAGCGAGGGAATGGATTTCCATGACGCCGTTTCCCAAATCCCTTCCTGGTTTGCGGCCGAGACGTATTCCACCGACCTGACGATCAAGTCCGCCAAAACCGTCAAATCCGCATGGGTCGGTTTTCCCGGCCTTCTCCATGAATTGGATCTATCCCCGCACCGGGCGCAGGCCCTGACCGTTAAGATCGAGCTGGACAGCCGCCCACCCTCGGGTGGGAATACGGAGACGACCGTTGTCCGCCGCATCATCATGCTGAATCTTTTCCACTACGACAAGCCGTCGCTTCTCAGCGGGAAATTGCACGCCCTGCTGACCCGCCCCTATACCAAAGGCCGGGATCTTTATGACATCTTTTGGTATCTCTCGGATCCATCCTGGCCGGCGCCCAATATCCCGTTTCTCAACAATGCCTTGCGGCAAACCGGATGGTCCGGCCCCAGCATCGATCAATCCGATTGGGGCGATGCTCTGGTCCAAAAGCTGAAAGCCATGGACTGGAACCGGGCCGTGGAAGACGTCCGCCCGTTTTTGGAAAGACCAGCGGATATCGAAATGATGACCCTCGACAATGTCTTGAAATTGCTCAAAAAGTAA
- a CDS encoding glycoside hydrolase family 127 protein has translation MGKLLPAIAIILTAGLGLWFGLTQLPAQTTGDQILDGIGETALIARYVFDGNALDRSRNNYHAAVIGGEPAFPEDSPFDRVLSLRGGTLQIPGRALAGVDSLTVTCWVHLISTHPGQRLFDFGGKNGRGLFGELTAPDIDNGFRVRITDGGPEDGRGFSTRFTSPGRWFHVAVVLDAARRTLTGYVMGREVGRVENLNIRLEDVLDPNRPDDNRLFVGGSSTADNPVMNANLRDLRLYNIALSEDQVRAVAYGDSGGAGAGRQRAVEPTPPTLRSPALSLGLRDVPDIAVETTAGVLPRLPVHIPGVYENGAAGPTVRVIWPSPADNSAVLNPGTYTLTGTVPGTLFQPKAVVTVKPAKAAGPSAKPEPALEPFPLGRVILNRDADGRDTPFMKNRDKFLFTLAEVNPDNFLYNFRDAFGRPQPEGAVQLRGWDSQTTRLRGHASGHYLTALAQAYAGSAYNAELQANFLQKMNRMIDTLHDLSQKSGRPAEAGGPSNADPLTVPPGPGKTGYDSDLSTDGIRRDYWNWGAGFISAYPPDQFIMLEHGATYGATNAQIWAPYYTLHKILAGLLDCFEVGDNPKALEVAEGMGTWVLARLRAVPDDVRIAMWSRYIAGEYGGMNEAMARLSRLTGNPEFLDCARLFDNTNFFFGDAEHRHGLAKNVDTLRTRHANQHIPQITGALETYRASGDPAYRAVAENFWTIARNHYMYSIGGVAGAKNPRNAECFTAEPDTLFANGFSMDGQNETCATYNMLKLSRGLFFFDPDPRYMDYYEQGLYNHILASVAETNAGNTYHVPLNPGARKRFGNENMDGFTCCNGTAVESHTKLQDSIYFRSADNRELYVNLYIPSTLDWTERGVTVAQSTNFPYADSILLTISGDGTFALKVRIPVWATQGFFVEINGREEKVEAEPGSYLTLRRDWKDGDTVSLRMPFSFRLESVMDMPNLASIFYGPVLLAVQEEGPLTSWRAVTLDAGDISRSISGDPAALRFTLDGLVLKPFFESYGHHSVYVDVTLK, from the coding sequence ATGGGAAAACTTTTACCGGCAATCGCGATAATCCTCACGGCCGGGCTCGGCCTGTGGTTCGGCCTGACGCAACTCCCCGCCCAGACCACGGGGGACCAGATCCTGGACGGAATCGGCGAGACGGCCCTCATTGCCCGCTATGTTTTCGACGGCAATGCGCTGGACCGGTCCCGGAACAACTACCATGCCGCCGTAATCGGAGGCGAACCGGCCTTTCCCGAAGACAGTCCGTTCGACAGGGTCCTTTCGCTTCGGGGCGGCACGCTCCAAATCCCCGGCCGCGCCCTGGCCGGGGTCGACAGCCTGACCGTCACCTGCTGGGTCCATCTCATCTCCACGCATCCCGGCCAAAGACTCTTCGATTTCGGGGGAAAGAACGGACGCGGCCTGTTTGGCGAGTTGACCGCCCCGGACATCGACAACGGTTTTCGTGTCCGCATCACAGACGGCGGTCCGGAGGACGGACGCGGATTTTCAACCCGATTCACTTCCCCCGGACGCTGGTTCCATGTCGCCGTCGTCCTGGATGCCGCCCGCCGCACCCTGACCGGCTATGTCATGGGCCGCGAAGTCGGCCGAGTGGAAAATCTGAATATCCGCCTCGAGGACGTTCTTGACCCGAATCGTCCGGATGACAACCGGCTTTTCGTCGGAGGATCGTCAACCGCAGATAACCCTGTCATGAATGCCAATCTTCGCGACCTCCGCCTCTACAATATCGCTCTCAGCGAAGACCAGGTGAGAGCCGTGGCTTACGGCGATTCCGGAGGCGCTGGCGCCGGACGTCAGAGAGCCGTGGAGCCGACGCCTCCAACGCTTCGCTCCCCGGCCCTCAGCCTGGGCTTGCGCGACGTTCCCGACATCGCCGTTGAAACGACGGCGGGCGTCCTGCCCCGCCTTCCCGTTCACATCCCCGGCGTCTATGAAAACGGCGCCGCGGGACCGACGGTCCGTGTCATCTGGCCCTCGCCGGCCGACAACAGCGCGGTCCTGAATCCCGGAACGTATACGCTGACCGGGACCGTGCCTGGGACTTTGTTCCAGCCCAAGGCCGTCGTGACCGTAAAGCCCGCGAAAGCGGCCGGCCCTTCCGCGAAACCCGAACCGGCGCTCGAACCATTCCCACTGGGTCGCGTCATCCTCAACCGCGACGCCGACGGCCGCGACACGCCGTTCATGAAGAATCGCGACAAATTCCTCTTCACCCTGGCCGAGGTCAATCCCGACAATTTCCTCTACAACTTCCGCGACGCCTTCGGCCGACCCCAACCCGAGGGCGCCGTTCAGCTGCGCGGCTGGGACAGCCAGACAACGCGGCTCCGCGGCCACGCCAGCGGTCATTATCTGACGGCCCTGGCCCAGGCTTATGCCGGATCCGCGTACAATGCCGAGCTTCAGGCAAATTTCCTGCAAAAAATGAACCGCATGATCGACACACTCCACGATCTTTCCCAAAAATCGGGCCGGCCCGCGGAAGCCGGAGGGCCGAGCAACGCCGATCCCCTCACCGTTCCGCCCGGACCGGGGAAAACCGGCTACGATTCCGATCTGAGCACGGACGGCATCCGCCGGGATTATTGGAACTGGGGCGCCGGATTCATCAGCGCCTATCCGCCGGACCAGTTCATCATGCTGGAACACGGCGCCACCTACGGGGCGACCAACGCCCAGATCTGGGCCCCCTACTACACCCTGCACAAGATCCTGGCCGGACTTCTGGACTGCTTCGAAGTCGGCGACAACCCGAAGGCCCTAGAGGTTGCTGAAGGGATGGGAACGTGGGTGCTCGCACGGCTCCGGGCGGTGCCCGACGACGTGCGCATCGCCATGTGGAGCCGGTATATCGCCGGCGAATACGGCGGCATGAACGAAGCGATGGCCCGCCTGTCCCGACTCACCGGCAACCCGGAATTTCTGGACTGTGCCCGGCTTTTCGACAACACGAATTTCTTCTTCGGCGACGCTGAACACCGCCACGGCCTGGCCAAAAACGTCGATACCCTCCGCACCCGCCACGCCAACCAGCACATCCCCCAGATCACGGGAGCCCTGGAGACGTACCGGGCGTCCGGGGATCCCGCCTACCGCGCCGTCGCCGAAAACTTCTGGACGATCGCCCGCAATCACTACATGTACAGCATCGGCGGCGTGGCCGGGGCCAAGAATCCCCGGAACGCCGAGTGCTTCACGGCCGAACCCGACACGCTCTTCGCCAACGGCTTTTCCATGGACGGGCAGAACGAAACCTGCGCGACCTACAACATGCTCAAGCTCAGCCGCGGGCTCTTTTTCTTCGATCCCGACCCCCGCTATATGGATTACTACGAACAGGGTCTCTACAACCACATCCTGGCCTCGGTGGCCGAGACGAACGCCGGAAACACTTATCACGTCCCGCTCAATCCGGGGGCGCGGAAGCGTTTCGGCAACGAAAACATGGACGGCTTCACCTGCTGCAACGGCACGGCCGTCGAAAGCCACACCAAGCTCCAGGACTCCATTTATTTCCGGAGCGCCGACAACCGGGAGCTCTACGTCAATCTCTACATCCCCTCGACACTGGACTGGACGGAACGCGGCGTGACAGTCGCACAGAGCACGAATTTCCCGTATGCCGACTCCATCCTCCTGACGATTTCCGGGGACGGAACGTTCGCGCTCAAGGTGCGCATTCCGGTCTGGGCGACGCAGGGCTTTTTCGTCGAGATCAACGGCCGGGAGGAAAAAGTCGAGGCCGAGCCCGGCTCCTACCTGACTCTGCGGCGCGACTGGAAGGACGGCGACACGGTCTCTCTGCGCATGCCCTTTTCTTTCCGCCTCGAATCGGTCATGGACATGCCGAACCTTGCGAGCATTTTCTACGGCCCGGTCCTTCTGGCCGTCCAGGAGGAAGGCCCGTTAACGTCCTGGCGGGCCGTCACGCTCGACGCTGGGGACATCTCCCGATCGATCTCCGGCGATCCAGCCGCCCTGCGCTTCACCCTCGACGGCCTCGTCCTGAAGCCCTTCTTCGAGAGTTACGGCCATCACTCCGTGTATGTGGATGTCACGCTGAAGTAG
- a CDS encoding sulfite exporter TauE/SafE family protein, which translates to METAFQSPKKEKHIKIGWNLFLLAAAISLLILTFADVKIIQLHSGVQITAIILLAFFSEYIDSSLGMGYGTTLTPLLLIFGFSPIQIVPAILLSEFISGVTAGALHHRFGNVDFRKGTQATKTMSILAVCSVVGTVAAVFLALSLPAQIVKGYIGIMILLIGFFILFGGRIISRVSFSIRKIITLGTIAAFNKGISGGGYGPLVTGGQVISGVPEKSAIGITSLAEGLVCLVGLTLYVVMNGMPFWNLAIPLTIGALLSVPLAALTVKILPANLLRKYIGYATVFLGALTLIKLFG; encoded by the coding sequence ATGGAAACCGCGTTTCAATCTCCAAAAAAAGAAAAGCACATCAAAATCGGCTGGAATCTTTTCCTCCTCGCCGCCGCGATTTCTCTCCTGATCCTGACCTTTGCCGACGTCAAAATCATTCAACTGCACAGCGGCGTGCAGATCACCGCAATTATCCTGCTGGCCTTTTTCTCCGAATACATCGACTCTTCGCTGGGCATGGGTTACGGCACGACGTTGACGCCGCTCTTGCTCATTTTCGGATTCAGTCCGATTCAGATCGTCCCGGCCATTCTTCTTTCGGAATTCATATCGGGTGTTACCGCCGGAGCCCTGCATCACAGGTTCGGGAATGTGGATTTCCGCAAAGGCACTCAGGCGACCAAGACCATGTCCATCCTGGCTGTCTGTTCAGTCGTGGGGACCGTGGCCGCGGTGTTTCTGGCTCTCAGTCTGCCGGCTCAAATCGTCAAGGGATACATCGGGATCATGATTCTTCTGATCGGCTTTTTTATTCTATTCGGCGGGCGGATCATCAGCCGCGTCTCGTTTTCGATCAGGAAAATCATCACCCTGGGAACGATCGCCGCGTTCAACAAAGGCATCTCTGGAGGGGGATACGGCCCGCTCGTCACGGGAGGCCAGGTCATCTCGGGCGTTCCCGAAAAAAGCGCGATCGGCATCACATCGCTGGCCGAGGGGTTGGTGTGTCTTGTCGGACTGACTCTCTATGTGGTCATGAACGGCATGCCGTTCTGGAATCTCGCCATTCCGCTCACAATCGGCGCTCTTCTCTCCGTGCCCCTGGCCGCCCTGACCGTGAAGATTTTGCCGGCGAATCTTCTGAGAAAATACATCGGCTATGCCACGGTGTTTCTGGGCGCGTTGACCCTGATCAAGCTGTTTGGGTGA
- a CDS encoding YbaN family protein, which translates to MLHRSRLIRALLIALGSVSVGMAVLGIFLPILPTTPFLLLAAWCYARSSERFYVWLMTHRIWGKYLRDYTSGKGVPLRLKIWTVTLLWAAIFVSAFLVVEKTWVRVLLIAIACGVSIHILKIRTVKNESKPQKKPSEKCSD; encoded by the coding sequence ATGTTACACCGTTCACGCCTGATCCGTGCCCTGCTGATTGCCCTGGGAAGCGTTTCCGTCGGGATGGCCGTATTGGGTATTTTCCTGCCGATTCTTCCGACCACGCCCTTTTTGCTGCTTGCGGCCTGGTGCTATGCGCGCAGCAGCGAACGGTTTTACGTCTGGCTTATGACTCACCGGATCTGGGGCAAATACCTGCGCGATTATACTTCGGGAAAAGGGGTGCCCCTCCGTTTAAAGATATGGACGGTGACGTTGCTTTGGGCAGCCATTTTCGTTTCCGCCTTTCTTGTGGTGGAAAAAACGTGGGTCAGGGTCCTGCTGATTGCCATAGCATGTGGGGTCAGTATTCATATCCTCAAGATCAGGACAGTGAAAAACGAGTCAAAACCCCAAAAAAAACCGTCTGAAAAATGTTCCGATTGA
- a CDS encoding sialidase family protein — translation MMHGHWIGIRHLLLLTVLTPGLFQSRGCDLRDFTEITISPRTIVAGLGDVELQVSAGFILEGTSIRVDGVVYPSSTVSMSTLSCILPREATLPSDIAMPQRTAVVELVDAAGRPLSDPAELTILRDYRWSPPIWIADLPHPDRMTVYRTATGSLILLFRQDRNLHLAVSRDGGSNWEVDRDFFALADRYEPYFFIPRDEDTYRLFFMADGAVAFTILTRIPAEPVIRRLPWTQGCSSFRAALDNRDRLHLIWDYQNFSGPSRIHHAYSDDLGDGWSEPSMVLDDPGYWPFYMGINGLAAHNGESVFVSYVINQGRYQFDRGRRSRDGGLTWTDGTPLDWEKTVFFTDDSIVRHGRTMYIPYMYKPFISRSTDGGDTWTTVFYPENEPYSTIGWIIPDSWGNLLGELTDSAAGTKVMIRSFDNGASWIIPDDTDPNLPPGHSLTGASVDERGNVLLFSSSYQSGGLWMSRARDRED, via the coding sequence ATGATGCACGGGCATTGGATCGGGATCAGGCATCTTCTCCTGCTGACCGTCCTGACTCCGGGCTTGTTTCAATCGCGCGGCTGTGACCTCCGGGACTTCACTGAAATCACGATTTCTCCCCGGACCATCGTGGCCGGCCTCGGGGATGTCGAACTTCAGGTGAGCGCCGGCTTCATTCTGGAGGGGACTTCGATCCGGGTTGACGGCGTGGTTTATCCGTCCTCAACCGTGAGCATGAGCACGTTGTCCTGCATTCTGCCCAGGGAGGCCACGCTTCCCTCCGATATCGCCATGCCGCAACGAACGGCCGTCGTCGAACTCGTCGACGCCGCCGGACGGCCTCTTTCGGATCCGGCCGAGCTGACTATCCTGCGCGATTACCGATGGAGCCCGCCGATTTGGATTGCGGACCTCCCTCACCCGGACCGAATGACCGTTTATCGGACCGCGACCGGCAGCCTAATTCTGCTCTTTCGGCAGGACCGCAACCTGCATCTGGCCGTCTCCCGCGACGGCGGCTCGAACTGGGAAGTCGATCGCGATTTTTTCGCGCTGGCCGACCGCTATGAACCGTATTTCTTCATCCCCCGGGATGAAGACACTTATCGCCTGTTCTTTATGGCGGACGGCGCCGTCGCCTTTACCATTCTGACCCGAATTCCGGCCGAACCCGTCATTCGTCGTCTGCCATGGACGCAGGGATGCAGCAGCTTCCGGGCCGCCCTCGACAACCGGGATCGTCTCCATCTTATCTGGGACTATCAAAATTTCTCCGGTCCCAGCCGGATTCACCATGCCTATTCCGACGATTTGGGCGATGGCTGGAGCGAACCTTCCATGGTCCTGGATGATCCGGGGTATTGGCCGTTTTATATGGGCATCAACGGCCTGGCCGCGCACAACGGCGAATCGGTCTTCGTCTCCTATGTCATCAATCAGGGCCGATACCAGTTCGACAGGGGGCGCCGGAGCCGTGACGGCGGATTGACCTGGACCGACGGCACTCCCCTTGACTGGGAAAAGACCGTCTTCTTCACCGATGATTCCATCGTCCGCCACGGCCGGACCATGTACATCCCCTACATGTACAAGCCCTTCATCAGCCGAAGCACCGATGGGGGCGACACCTGGACAACGGTCTTCTACCCTGAGAACGAGCCTTATTCGACGATCGGCTGGATCATTCCCGACTCCTGGGGCAACCTGCTGGGTGAGCTGACCGACAGTGCGGCGGGGACAAAAGTCATGATCCGTTCTTTTGACAACGGAGCCTCCTGGATCATTCCGGATGACACCGATCCCAACCTTCCGCCCGGCCATTCTCTGACGGGAGCGAGCGTCGATGAACGGGGGAATGTCCTGCTGTTCAGCAGCTCCTATCAAAGCGGAGGGTTATGGATGAGCCGGGCCCGGGACCGCGAAGATTAG
- a CDS encoding type II toxin-antitoxin system RelE/ParE family toxin → MKILETSKFQRLRKKIREEAEKQALKAALLDILENPETGKKLKGEFAFLRSYPYSARGQSRRLIYRWEKDLIVFYSFGPRGGIYQ, encoded by the coding sequence ATGAAAATTCTCGAGACTTCAAAGTTTCAGAGACTGAGAAAAAAGATCAGGGAGGAGGCGGAAAAACAAGCCCTCAAAGCCGCCCTCCTGGACATTCTGGAAAACCCGGAGACAGGGAAAAAACTGAAGGGCGAATTCGCGTTTTTGAGATCCTATCCCTACTCTGCAAGGGGACAGTCCCGGAGGCTGATCTACAGATGGGAAAAAGACCTGATCGTTTTCTATTCGTTCGGTCCGCGAGGCGGCATCTATCAATAG
- a CDS encoding transcriptional repressor, with the protein MIKKQLPADIGPIEEACRKAGFRLTHQRLEILRELARSKDHPSAETLHRRLARRIPTLSLDTVYRTLATFNQCGLVQKVETADSQARFEAVRERHHHLICRRCHAIVDFAWPSIDKIVLPEGARDWGRIESRNIVISGVCRTCSSENNPETEFKEK; encoded by the coding sequence ATGATCAAGAAACAGTTGCCGGCGGACATTGGCCCCATCGAGGAGGCCTGCCGCAAAGCAGGCTTCAGGCTCACGCACCAGCGCCTGGAGATTCTCCGCGAACTGGCCCGTTCGAAGGACCATCCCTCAGCCGAAACCCTGCATCGCCGCCTGGCGAGGCGGATTCCGACGCTGTCCCTCGACACCGTTTACCGAACCCTGGCCACGTTCAATCAATGCGGTCTCGTGCAGAAGGTGGAGACGGCGGACAGCCAGGCCCGGTTCGAAGCCGTTCGCGAACGCCACCATCACCTGATCTGCCGGCGCTGCCATGCGATTGTCGACTTTGCCTGGCCGTCAATCGACAAGATCGTTCTCCCCGAAGGAGCCAGGGACTGGGGCCGGATCGAAAGCCGCAATATCGTGATCTCCGGCGTGTGCCGGACATGTTCCTCTGAAAACAATCCGGAAACGGAATTTAAAGAGAAATAA
- the katG gene encoding catalase/peroxidase HPI, whose product MTEESKCPVTGRTKKPISGAGTSNRDWWPNQLNLRILRQHTAKSNPMGEAFDYAEEFKTLDLEAVKKDLHALMTDSKDWWPADWGHYGPLFIRMAWHSAGTYRMGDGRGGAGSGSQRLAPLNSWPDNINLDKARRLLWPIKRKYGKKISWADLMILTGNVALESMGFKTFGFAGGRIDVWEPEEDIYWGSEDKWLGDNRYSGERDLENPLAAVQMGLIYVNPEGPNANPDPVASGHDVRETFARMAMNDEETVALVAGGHTFGKCHGAGPATHVGPEPEAAGLEEQGLGWKSGFKSGKAGDTISSGIEGAWKPNPIQWDMGYLKVLFKYEWELVKSPAGAHQWLAKDVEDEDMVVDAHDPSKKRRPMMTTADLSLRFDPIYEKIARRYLENPEEFADAFARAWFKLTHRDMGPRSRYLGPEVPAEELIWQDPVPAVDHKLVDDRDIAGLKAEILASGLSVADLVSTAWASAFTFRGSDMRGGANGARIRLAPQKDWEVNEPARLAKVLKTLERIQSTFNGAQSGGKKISLADLIVLGGCAAVEQAAKNAGHDLTVPFAPGRTDASQEQTDADAFAVLEPKADSFRNYQKEKYAVSAGEMLVDKAQLLTLTAPEMTVLIGGLRVLGANFKGSQNGVFTARPGTLTNDFFVNLLDMGTEWKATSEDGDLFEGRDRKTGELKWTATDVDLILGSNSELRAVAEVYGCQDSREKFVSDFVAAWNKVMNLDRFDLV is encoded by the coding sequence ATGACCGAAGAAAGCAAATGCCCCGTGACGGGCAGGACGAAGAAACCCATTTCCGGCGCCGGCACGTCGAACCGGGACTGGTGGCCCAATCAGTTGAACCTCAGAATCCTGCGCCAGCACACGGCCAAGAGCAACCCGATGGGCGAGGCCTTCGACTACGCCGAGGAATTCAAGACGCTCGACCTCGAGGCCGTTAAAAAGGATCTCCATGCCCTGATGACCGACTCGAAGGACTGGTGGCCGGCCGACTGGGGCCACTACGGGCCGCTCTTTATCCGGATGGCCTGGCACAGCGCCGGCACCTACCGCATGGGCGACGGACGCGGCGGCGCGGGCTCCGGCTCCCAGCGCCTGGCGCCTCTCAACAGCTGGCCCGACAACATCAACCTCGACAAGGCGCGCCGTCTGCTCTGGCCAATCAAGCGGAAATACGGCAAAAAAATCTCCTGGGCCGACCTGATGATCCTGACCGGAAACGTCGCTTTGGAGTCAATGGGCTTCAAGACCTTCGGCTTCGCCGGCGGACGCATCGACGTCTGGGAACCCGAAGAAGACATCTACTGGGGCAGCGAAGATAAATGGCTGGGCGACAACCGCTATTCGGGTGAGCGAGACCTCGAAAACCCGCTCGCCGCCGTCCAGATGGGCCTGATCTATGTCAATCCCGAAGGGCCCAACGCCAACCCCGATCCGGTCGCCTCCGGACATGACGTTCGGGAAACCTTCGCCCGGATGGCCATGAACGACGAAGAGACCGTCGCGCTCGTCGCCGGCGGCCACACCTTCGGCAAATGCCACGGCGCAGGACCCGCGACCCACGTGGGCCCCGAGCCCGAAGCGGCCGGCCTCGAAGAACAGGGCCTCGGCTGGAAGAGCGGCTTCAAAAGCGGCAAAGCCGGCGACACGATCAGCAGCGGCATCGAAGGCGCCTGGAAGCCGAACCCGATCCAATGGGACATGGGCTATCTCAAGGTGCTGTTCAAATACGAGTGGGAGCTCGTCAAGAGCCCGGCCGGCGCGCATCAGTGGCTGGCCAAGGACGTTGAAGACGAGGACATGGTGGTCGACGCGCACGATCCATCGAAAAAACGAAGGCCGATGATGACCACGGCCGACCTCTCCCTCCGCTTCGATCCGATCTACGAGAAGATCGCACGCCGCTACCTGGAGAATCCCGAGGAATTCGCCGATGCCTTCGCCCGCGCCTGGTTCAAGCTGACGCACCGCGACATGGGCCCCCGCTCGCGCTATCTCGGTCCGGAAGTCCCGGCCGAGGAGCTCATCTGGCAGGATCCCGTCCCCGCCGTCGATCACAAGCTCGTCGATGACCGGGACATCGCCGGGCTCAAGGCCGAGATCCTGGCTTCCGGCCTGTCCGTCGCGGATCTGGTATCGACCGCCTGGGCTTCGGCCTTCACGTTCCGCGGCTCCGACATGCGCGGCGGCGCCAACGGCGCCCGCATCCGTCTTGCGCCGCAGAAGGATTGGGAGGTCAACGAGCCCGCCCGTCTGGCGAAAGTCCTCAAGACCCTGGAGCGCATTCAGAGCACGTTCAACGGCGCGCAGTCCGGCGGCAAGAAGATTTCGCTGGCCGACCTCATCGTTCTGGGCGGATGCGCGGCCGTCGAGCAGGCGGCGAAAAACGCCGGCCACGACTTGACGGTTCCCTTCGCGCCGGGACGCACGGACGCCTCACAGGAACAGACCGACGCGGACGCCTTCGCCGTACTCGAGCCCAAGGCCGACAGTTTCCGCAACTATCAGAAGGAAAAATACGCGGTATCGGCCGGGGAAATGCTGGTCGACAAGGCTCAGCTCCTGACGCTCACGGCGCCGGAGATGACCGTTCTCATCGGCGGCCTGCGCGTCCTGGGCGCGAACTTCAAGGGATCCCAAAACGGCGTCTTCACCGCGCGGCCGGGGACGCTGACTAACGACTTCTTTGTCAACCTGCTTGACATGGGCACGGAGTGGAAGGCGACCTCGGAAGACGGCGATCTGTTCGAGGGACGCGACCGGAAGACGGGCGAACTCAAGTGGACCGCCACCGATGTCGACCTGATCCTCGGTTCGAACTCGGAGCTCCGGGCCGTTGCGGAAGTCTACGGCTGTCAGGACTCCCGGGAGAAGTTCGTGAGCGATTTCGTCGCGGCCTGGAACAAGGTCATGAATCTCGACCGGTTCGATCTCGTCTGA
- a CDS encoding Rrf2 family transcriptional regulator, which yields MKLSTKSIYALRVLPHLVKAYNKQPLSAYELSEKEDISLKYLEQVLNTLRKNGVIVSMRGKNGGYALRKPPDQISLGDIIRAIDGPLAPIPCASRTAPYMQDDCPYPYDSCWLRHLMLRVRDNISDILDGETLAQMTDVAVNSTKKKINKFKK from the coding sequence ATGAAGCTCTCAACCAAGAGCATCTACGCTTTAAGGGTTCTTCCCCATCTCGTCAAGGCTTACAACAAGCAGCCGCTTTCCGCATATGAACTTTCGGAAAAAGAGGACATTTCCCTGAAATACCTCGAGCAGGTGCTGAATACGCTCAGAAAAAACGGTGTGATCGTCAGCATGCGCGGGAAAAACGGCGGATATGCGCTGAGGAAGCCGCCCGATCAGATCAGCCTCGGCGATATCATCCGAGCGATCGACGGCCCCCTGGCTCCGATTCCGTGCGCCAGCCGGACGGCCCCCTACATGCAGGACGACTGCCCCTATCCGTATGATTCGTGCTGGCTCCGGCACCTGATGCTCCGGGTGCGCGACAATATTTCGGACATTCTTGACGGGGAAACCCTGGCCCAAATGACGGACGTCGCCGTCAACTCCACGAAAAAAAAGATAAATAAATTCAAAAAATAA